A genomic region of Caenorhabditis elegans chromosome V contains the following coding sequences:
- the Y6E2A.7 gene encoding SPK domain-containing protein (Confirmed by transcript evidence), giving the protein MKKFLVTREFQVNFTDALKNDQLENWHNCRIEQVENIGQFLKSLKIQGYGFETSVICKHLCDNFSKFYTLFWQIEQSPKKNQFLRIGKFLSTLRSDRDEKDVIKEFNRKLIKYKQQKRWSKMFEYCKFYVDSILEQLRTQYHLDIRIEGDDGKFYYTFSDAEKKKNGRIKSEQFLNVHQRTGRHNWYPSKSLRERPRKIKESSVEASIVPKSINHSEIRRCRSAEQLSCFSQTSQEVKNFETKPDDLEAQELIIKETRGCSTVSVTLQNSEAPENILEDRIEQENLRKLGETRTFRALSIESVESDVTDNSFEMKLKAQEAEGAAKLLEAQSNRENTNFVKKELHKLINSF; this is encoded by the exons atgaaaaagtttttggtaaCACGTGAATTTCAGGTCAATTTTACTGATGCTCTCAAAAAT GATCAATTAGAAAATTGGCACAATTGTAGAATTGAACAAGTAGAAAATatcggacaatttttgaagagtcTGAAAATCCAAGGATACGGTTTTGAAACATCTGTTATTTGCAAACATTTGtgcgataatttttcaaaattctacacattattttggcaaattgaacAATCTccgaagaaaaatcaatttttg agaatcgGAAAATTTCTCAGCACATTGAGAAGCGACCGCGACGAAAAAGAT gtcaTCAAAGAGTTTAATCGCAAACTTATAAAATACAAACAGCAAAAA AGATGGTCGAAAATGTTCGAGTACTGCAAATTCTATGTGGACTCAATACTAGAGCAATTGAGAACTCAGTATCATTTAGATATACGAATTGAGGGTGAtgatggaaaattttattacaca TTTTCTGacgctgaaaaaaagaaaaatggcagAATTAAgtctgaacaatttttgaatgtacATCAGCGGACAGGTAGACACAATTGGTATCCTTCAAAATCG CTTAGAGAGCggcctagaaaaattaaagaatctTCGGTGGAAGCTTCGATAGTGCCAAAATCTATAAATCACTCTGAAATTCGAAGATGTCGCTCTGCTGAGCAGCTCTCGTGCTTTTCCCAAACTTCTCAGGAAGtcaagaattttgaaactaaaccAGACGACCTGGAGGCACAGGAATTAATTATCAAAGAAACAAG AGGTTGCAGTACTGTGTCTGTAACGCTTCAAAACTCTGAAGCCCCTGAGAATATTCTGGAAGATCGTATAGAGCAAGAAAATCTTAGAAAACTTGGAGAAACAAGAACATTCCGAGCTTTAAGTATCGAATCCGTCGAGTCGGATGTAACTGATAATTCATTTGAAATGAAGTTGAAGGCACAAGAAGCAGAAGGTGCTGCAAAACTTCTGGAAGCACAAAGTAACCGGGAGAATACGAATTTCGTCAAGAAAGAACTTCACAAATtgattaatagtttttga